Genomic DNA from Leptospiraceae bacterium:
CCTTGAGTAGCCAATTCGACGTGCTTCACCTTCACTTGCACCAAGTTTTCTTAGCTCTCTAATTCGAGTTTTTGACTTCTTCCACTGATGCAGACTACATAAACGCATACGTCTGCGTAGCCAGCCGTCCAGGGCTCCAATGTGCCATTCCGTATCACTTAGAGAATAATATCCCAACCAACCATTCAGGTATTTGTTCAAAGATTTTATTCTTTCTTCCATCGAAATGCTCCATAAGGAGTTTGTTAGCTTTCGTATCTTATCTTTCACCCGTTTCAGAGATTGTGGAGATATGATTATCTCTAAACTCTCTCGTATTTGAAAACTAAAGCCAAGAAATTTACGATTCATCGGTTTATCTACTGAACTCTTCGATTCATTCACTTTGAGTTTCAATTTCTTCTTTAAGAAATCTGTTATGCTCTTCTTTACTCGTTCACCGGCTTTTCGCGATTTTACATAGATGTTACAATCATCAGCATAACGACAGAACCTGTGCCCTCGTGATTCTAACTCCTTATCCAGTTCGTTTAAAAGAATATTCGCAAGCAAAGGGCTTATTACTCCTCCCTGTGGCGTTCCTTCCTCATTAGATGTGATTACTCCATTCTCAAGAATTCCCGCTCTCAGATAGTTGCCTATCAGTCTCAATACTCGCTTGTCTCTTACTTTCTTACTCACTAAATACATTAGAATATCATGATTTACTGTATCAAAGAATTTCTCAAGGTCAAGGTCTACTACGTATTCATACCCTTCCTCAATGTATTTCTTGGACTGTCTTACAGCGTCATGAGCACTCCGCCTCGGACGAAATCCGTAACTGTATTCCGAAAACTCCGGGTCAAATATCGGGTTTAACTTCTGTAGCATGGCCTGTTGGATAAACCTATCCATCACGGTAGGGATTCCAAGCATTCTTGTTCCGCCGTTTGGTTTAGGTATCTCAACTCTTCTTACTCCCTTCGGTTTATATTTTCCGTTCAAGAGCTTTGTTTTGATTCCTTCCCATTCTTCAGTTAGCTGTTTGTGGAAATCCTCTGTCCTGACTCCATCTATTCCGGCCGCTCCCTTATTACTGAGAACCTTCCATAAGGCTTCGCCAAGATTCGTTTCTGTTAATATGTCTTCCATCAGTTCCATGCCTGATATTTCCTTTGTCCTTTATCCTTTATCGCTGGATTCTTCTATTGCCTGCCAATTTGATTCCTCTCCTCTATACAGACGAACTTCGGGCTTCACCCTGATTCATTCTGTATAGTTTGGCTCCTTTCTGAATTCTAAAACCAAATTGAAGTTCACAATGGATTCCTCCATTAGTTAATGTTCAGCCCTTTAGTATCTTACATTCTTTTCACTCTACCCTTGAGTCTTTCTCTGTGCTACCGGTTCCCCGATAGCAGGGTATTCATTTCAATCTAAGATGCCTACTATGGCTTCTGCTGACTTCTACACATCGCATCTCTGTCCTATGTAGACCTCTCCGGGTAAGTGTAATCACCTTCATTCCATATATTCGCCTGATATACATTACTGACTCTTGATTGCATCGGACTTTGTTTTGCTTAGCAAACTCGTCCAGTCAGTGCTGCCTCAAATCAGATTCTTATACATCGAACCGGAACTTTGCCGCCGACTTCCTTCAGATTCCACCTCACGATGGACACCCTTGTCTTTAGCTAATGGTTGGTGCAATCAACCTCCATAAGGGACTTTCACCCTCAAGTTATTACACATGCCGGACACACGAAGGCGACCCACCGGTGGGTCGCCTTCAATGTGCAATTCGCCTTCATCCGGAAAAATAGCAACCGTAGTGATAACAAAAAATGCTTTACCTATCTCAAAGATTTAGTAAAAATAGGTTTCAGAGGTAATACACATGCTTCTAAGAGA
This window encodes:
- the ltrA gene encoding group II intron reverse transcriptase/maturase, encoding MEDILTETNLGEALWKVLSNKGAAGIDGVRTEDFHKQLTEEWEGIKTKLLNGKYKPKGVRRVEIPKPNGGTRMLGIPTVMDRFIQQAMLQKLNPIFDPEFSEYSYGFRPRRSAHDAVRQSKKYIEEGYEYVVDLDLEKFFDTVNHDILMYLVSKKVRDKRVLRLIGNYLRAGILENGVITSNEEGTPQGGVISPLLANILLNELDKELESRGHRFCRYADDCNIYVKSRKAGERVKKSITDFLKKKLKLKVNESKSSVDKPMNRKFLGFSFQIRESLEIIISPQSLKRVKDKIRKLTNSLWSISMEERIKSLNKYLNGWLGYYSLSDTEWHIGALDGWLRRRMRLCSLHQWKKSKTRIRELRKLGASEGEARRIGYSRKGNWRLSMTPQIHKVMGIDYWKERGLVNLVEGYNAYRQGW